From Gossypium raimondii isolate GPD5lz chromosome 11, ASM2569854v1, whole genome shotgun sequence:
ttaaaataaaatgtggCATGTAAATGCTAGGCTCAACTAGCCTCTCATGTGTTAACATTAGATGATTGTAACAAAGAAAGTATTTCGATTATGCTTTAAATAACCGGTGTTTAATCTGCTCTTCTTTACTGATATTTGCAGAAACAAGAAAAAGTATGCAAGTCTAGATGAATTTGCTGCTACTTGCATGGCCATGGAAGGTGTTGAACTGGTTAATGGTTTAGAGAATAAGATAGCTTGCAACTCATACAAGGTATCTTTCTGGTATTAGTAtctggtttaatttttttagctttctttaagATTGTATATAGAAGTGTTTACACATTTTAACTTGAGGTGCCTAGTTGGCATACCATGGAGGTTGGAGTATCACTAATAAATCGCTTACGTACTAAATGTTTACATTGGGTCCTTGTATATATATGATCTGTGAACTATGTTGCAGATCTCTTATGTGTTGGACACCGAAGATTTCTTCTTCCGTAGGAGAAGAAAGTCACCGCAATGCAGATCTTCATACAATAATCAAGCAGGAGTACAACGGTTCCATAAATTTTTATCTGCTTCGCAGTAATTCAGTATTCTTTCTCAGACCGGCATAAATGGTAAAAACCTCCTGAATCTTTATATCTTCACATTTCACAACCACTCACTCTTTCCTTGGAATTTTCGAAGATGGCTTAACCTTCATGCTTTTCTTGCAGCAGCCCTTGCTTTAACCCAACCTTGAAAAGGCCTTCAAAACTGAAACATGTTTCTTGAATGTTCATAGTTTGATGCTAATTGGTCATACTAGTAGTGAAGGATGATGAATGGTTAGGAAATGTAAGCATATTTTGTAAAAGTTCATATCAGCCATTATTGTGTAGATAGGGTTTTGCATGATATTTTGTGGGgtaaaaagggaagaaaatggATTCTTTTTCAATTGTTACTTGTTAACAAAGTTTCTCATTGACGGGCCAACATGTCTTCTTTCACCTCAGTTTTGATAGCTTCTgtttccaattttcacctccaACTCTATACTtgataaaagatgaaaatatccTGATTAATATGGAATCTTAAATCGAATTAAGTAACTATGcaagttttaaaattagaaagtAAATAGCTTTTTTCTTGAAAGTACTTTTGCTTAAATTctactatatatttataaacaacTAATCCTGCTTAggtttattaatattatgtatattcTACTAGCATTAtaaatttgttcttttattaaatttctaaacataATCAAGTTCATATatagtaaatttaattttatacgtataagtaacataaaataaatgaaaattagtacattataaatttaaaaatcgaaGCTTAATAGTTTGTCCAAATTTATTGTTTGGGTGTAATATTGTTATctaaatcttgaaattttatataggTCTTTGAGCAATCAACCAACATAAATAGATAAAGAGGAAAAGTTCCCTTTCTTCACTGTTGATAAAAActgaaataatgaaatttaataaataaacaattttagtATCTAAAATTGATTCGGATTTGAACATCTAAATCTATCATTCacaaaaaagtatttaaaaaagaaactaaaacatttgaatttgttataaaataaaataaatttagagttAATTTGAATTCAGATATTATCCCACAGAACTGTCAATTTTAGTTAAGCTAAGAAAACGATCATTATATTAAGAAACCCAACCCAAGACCAAGTTTAATCTAAGATAAGTTTCAATTTTAAGTCCAGCTGTGGATGCTTAAAGTGTAAATATCACAATAAACAAAAGCATACTTGTACAGCAAGTAATGATTTTGAAGTTAATACGGTTAAAAATGATGCCACAATGGATAAGATTTCATTGGAGGGAAACGTCATATGATTAATCATCTATTCTGTCTTTCAACTCAGCATTTCCAACAAAACCCAATAACTATCCAATGCAAGTATACCGAGGGACTTGAAACAGAGGGgacctaaaaaaattattaatagagagagaaaatagaaaagaggataaacaaaaagaacttcatgGCTCAATAGCATTCACTTCTTGCCACTCATCATCAACCGTTTCTTTCCACAATGTGACATTGTTATTGGCATCAGCAACAGACAATAAGTTTCCAGTCAGCGACCATGAGATCCTCCAAACTGGGGTCTTGAAATCCTTCAAAATCGTACCCTTCCATTGCTCCCCTTCTTTACCGCAAGTCCATATAATAACTTTCCCATCCTGAGAAGCACTTGCAATCGTGCATTTTGGGAGCCCCAAGTTGGGTGCCCAAGCAACATCCCGCACCCAATCAGTGTGCATCTGGAGGGCAGGGCTGTAGTCCATCTTCCAACTCCCATTATACAGCCTCCATACTTTGACCATGTTGTCACATCCACCAGAGGCCAGCTTCTGAACAGGATCCAGTAGACCAGATCCAATGAAAGCACCGAGTGCGGTTGATGGTGCCCACGAGACTGAGGTTACTCCAACAGGGTGAGCTTGCTCTATCCTGGTGGTATCCCAACTACCATCATCCCTAGCAGTAAAGACTGATATATTCCCATCAGAAGACCCGCAGGCCAAACAGAGGCCAAGCTCATGGGGTGCCCATGCAATGGAGTTCACAGATGACTTATGATCATTAAAAACATGGGCCTGCAGCCACTcgttttgattattttccttCCAGATTATCACCTGGCCATCGTAAGAACACGATGCAAGGATTGATCCAAACTTGGGATGTGCCCAAGCAACCCCCCAAACAGGTCCTTTATGGCCATGTAGAACAGCAAGTTGCTGTGAACTAGATCCAGTTATGCCAATGATCTTAATGGTAGTATCAGATGAAGCAGTCGCCAATCGTTTTCCATAATAATCCATGGCAACATCATGGAGTGCATCCTCATGACCTGTCTCGATTTTCTGTGCAGGCATCTTTCGAACTCCAATTCACAGCTCTTTTATATCTTCAAATCTCAATATCCAAAatcatatcaaatatatattaatcaacAATATCTACACTATCCAAGTCTTTTTTACGTAAATCTCAAACTTTTTTACACGCAACAGCAATCGAATACCATAACATTTGTGAGCATTTCAACTAAATCAAAAGTTACTAAGGCCTATTGCTTTTTCTTTAAGCAAAAGCAATAATGTTCAAGAATTAGAAGTCGAAATTTTTAACTCTCTTAAATAACAAAATCCACAAAATGGCTTCATAGAAATGTTGAAGATGCAACAAACGATACTCTCTAGAAAGGAATTATAATCCcaacaaaaatgaaacaatttttCTAGAAATTCACAGGGAAAGATACAAAAATCCAAGAGATACCCACAAAAGGTAATCAATCCCGAAAATCATAACAACAGAAAGATCATTAGAAGAACTTAATTGTTTTAGAgcataataaaattcaaatcaaaacaacccataaacaaaaaatagaaaatgggTTAATTTCATCATGATCTTCAGTCTAACTAGATCAATCCCGGAAATcataacaataaaaaagatcACCTTTTCCAAAGAACCCAATTTATTTTGCAGAATAATTAATCCAAATCAATACAACCCAGAAttcaaaaattccaaaatgcGTTCATGTCATAAGATCTTCAGTCTAGAAACTATGGATCTAAATCGAACTTATATTACAAATAACAAAACAGATCTGAAGATAAGATAATACATGTGAGTTAACAGCAAAATGAGTGaagaattaaagaataaaataagaaatttaaatgaCCTGATCGAGAGAGAGAGATTAGGGGTGTTATGGTAAAGGCCAAGCTAGAGATCAGCtctgaaattgttaaaattttgagcGACAGAGAAAACTAAAGAATTGTactgaattattaaaatatatacatacattgaACACTATTTCTGACCTGTTGTGTTTGGACACATTGATTGTTTTAACCCAATTATGAACAAATATTTACCCCAAACTAATCCACCTGAAATATCATTTTACGTTTggacccaaaaaaatttaaatgaattttccGAAGCACTTGAATCAACTAATGCCGAAGCATGTTTAGAACTTTGTGGGGGAGAATGCTTTTTGAGGTAAcatgaaaaacaaattaaatgtgatatgaaataaaattatatttatattagttttttttatccgtgtataaaataataataaattaatgttttaaaataatagttacacgtaattaatataatatactcaaaattcaaagaaaatctCAATTACTCAGATAATCATGCTtaagaacaaattaaaaattatgcttccatatactttaaaatatattttatcacaattaagcaaaacaaatatacatagacagtaaaattaattattttactaaaccaaaatcaaatacattgtaatacccaattttagcctggctcacatatggaaacataatttttgaggatatgcaatcttatatatgatatgcaatcctagatatgatatatgcaatcttagatatgatgtataatcttagatatgatatgcaatcttagaagatatgattttgtaatcttagagataccctttaatctcagccgttgatgtaattgtgCATCTTAGATATGAtgtataatcttagatatgatatgcaatcttagaagatatgattttgtaatcttagagataccctttaatctcagccgttgatgtaattgatctgtaccgttggatttggggaggctcaactataaatagaggcctctcccttcattgcaaaaaaaaggggggggagAAAAGggaggaataaaaaagagaacgatttacagttttttaaaggtggcttactattttttttcgttcgattatttttttacttatttacgatttaaaaaaaggagaaagtgataccactgcgaattttatttatttattttttatttagcccctccgccttttaatgtttttgtaattaagttttttatttttacccttttatttattttaaattcaatttgatccatttgAGCGGTagcgttttagaggagaaggaaaatttccttccacccctctatgtaattcgcgttcaaattagtcctttacttttatttatttatggatttacccatttttaattgcaattcaatttaaattttttatgttcttttatttattttattaattaatagtgtaattattattattattattttcatttttaaaatctatatatgtatattttatgaacatacttattttttttagctaatattttctcatatatatatatatatatacgtatatttattttttaaaatttaattttgataatgtactcattatttaattttttatctatgtatattccttttatatgcacatgtatatatatttttaaacgaatattttcctatattttttaatgaatattttcatatttatatgtatatatttacgttttttaaatgattaaatactcactttttctttttaaaatatacctatttttattattttatatatgtacgtataattatattttttctttatttgcataagtatattatgtattgtatttatatataaatcctataacccaaaattttatttgtaaattatatgtatattttaatcttcataattttcatgtgtatattatcgtcttttgatccttatttatttgtttgctatcccatccattgtataattgtgtttacatttagtattttgcatgtcatggattacctttttttatttcgtttattcatttgcttatattatttttatgtcgatgatgtatttattattgttattattattattatagcatttgtatgtataaaatcacgttacatcatttttttactcaaatttaaagatataaattttttaaaattgagataatgttcgtatttaggattttcaagggaattgagccctaacgtattgggtttcgattttcttcgttaaatccgacaatcgagcatttctcttcaataaaaaaaataaaaactcattattgggaattcaacacgttgtgtcctaacgtattggatgtgacgcatcgatttctcgaaatgaagatttttttaaaaataataaaggaaatattccgagtttgggattttaaaggaattgtgccctaacgtattgggtgtgatttcttaaatcttggataagtgaatgttcttttaaagtaaaggaaatattccgagtttgggattctagaggaatcatgccctaacgtattgggtgtgatttcttaaatcttggttgagtggatgttcttttaaagttttattgtactagtattttggcccaattcatttggggaaaattagaatgttgtgccctaacgcattgggtgtggtatcttctttctctgaaataataagggtcttaatacgtagccttttaagttttgctaaggattacgttttttccaaattctcgaccttaagacactaattaattaactaggtaccaattttgggcgttcgaggtgctaatccttcctcgtcgTAATCGActccggatccgtttttctaaaactcgtagaccaaagccgtttttttaggtgatccaatcacaccctaataaagattggtggcgactcccaattttaattttttaaaaggtcgacaacctaaaaattttgtttttcaaaaaaacggtttcgacacacatgtaatagtattaataattgaaatccTACAGCATAGAAACATTTAGATTTAgacgaaataaaataaaagtgattaaattgaaatgcaTTTGCAATTAAATGATGATCAAATTACTCAGATAATCATGCTtaagaacaaattaaaaattatgcttccatatactttaaaatatattttatcacaattaagcaaaacaaatatacatagacagtaaaattaattatttttactaaaccaaaaatcaaacacatgtaatagtattaataattgaaatccTACAgcatagaaataaaataaaagtgattaaattgaaatgtattTGCAGTTAAATGATGATCAAATTGAATTGGGTATCAAACCACACAAGAAACAAAATGAGAAGGATCAAAATACACTCCACCTTTTTaacataaaagatatatatatatataaaagtaggGAAGGGAGGGTCCGTAATATATTTTGGAATCACGGCCAAATATCAACTcttgattattaaaatttttcaagttttaggATTTAAATTTCAGGATTTAAGAGGTTGATAATCATGGTTCAGGtaagattaaatttataaagatttcaattagtaaaataaatttttggctTAGGCAAGTAAGACTTTTATTATTCTCTCCATCGATTTTATTCATAAACTACTATAGTTTATTATCAGTTGGAGTACAGAGCTCGTATGCCATCAATATCATCTCCGCCTAGATTCCTTTTGATGGTTCCAGGACTAAAATATGCGTACATAATAGCATTTGGGTCCTCACTATGCCCAAGTCCTAAAATATGTCCTATTTCATGAATAGCTACGCTTTCTAAATCGAATTGGTTTTGTCGTATAGCATTACTAGTACTCCAATTCTCGTCGGCATCGTAATGAAGCCTTCCATCTCGTGGTGCAAACGCATGAGCTAAAACATTTCCCGGGCCATCGAACGGGACGTTGTCCCCATGAGAACGACGATGAAATCCCATCACGATATCTGATGGATTGGCTTCTCGAAATGTGAAACTAGAAACAGCAGCCCATTTGTTTAATGCGCTGGTGGTGATAGGCCTAAATTGTTGATCACTAATCACAAATGCACTAGAACGGAACATGTAAGTCAATTGACGCTTGTTCCATCGAGGCATCCCATTAAAAAAGCTATAGTTAGCTATCATGCTAAACTTGACATCATCATCTGAGTCGTTAAAAATATCTTGAATGCCACATCGAGGGGTTGACATTTTTTTCAAGGTATTTGAGTCGATTCTTCCTGTTACCTTGAGACGATAGTATTGTTGGTAAGATTTAAGTGCGGATTCTAACACGTCATCAAAAGAATCGGTGTGGCTACTACCATTAATGGAATAATATCCAAAAGCTTTCAAATATTGCTTCACTTGATTAAGCCCTTCGAATGTGTATCCTTTTTGAGCTCCCTCCAATAATCGGAGAGATTTGGAAATTTAGGGTTCGGATTTAACAAATAAAGCTTGTATTATTACAAGAAGAAGCAACAATGCTGAGATTGCAAGCTTGGGAGCCATGGTTTTATTTGCTATGATTAATtgaagaaatttcaattatttatatacaaatttggtggttatttttgataaaacaattATGtctacattaaatattttagtaccATAttgatcaattaaattaatgaaattaggTTTGCCTTGAATTTTACTTTTCGTGCTACAAAATTTAATGACCGGTTAGCTTACTTCTAGATGTAAATTTAGATAATATAGTATATTCATTTAACtaaagatatatattattttgttattatccAGAGAAATGAGgaattcatttatattaatataaaataaaataattttataattttcataacttttgtccataattataatatcatacatgaataaattatataaaattattttattttatattaacataAGTGAATTCtgttataatataaatagacagagagtaaagaacaaagaaaacgagagagcaaaagagagagtgtattttattaatcaatcagAATATTTACAAAACTTCTCCAAAGTCTTTAtgtagaagcccaaatttgctGGGCCCATtgtccaaataaaataaaatacaacaaACCCAAAATTCAATCCCAAATTTCAGCAGCAAACCCTAGCTGGCCGTCGCATGCCTTACGTGGCCTCCTCGTTTGCCACGCCCTCGCACTGCCGCACGCCAGCACCCCACCCACGCGCGTCTGACACCACCTGCAAAATGAGCAACACGCAATAgcagaaaaaaacaaatgcaaaacGACAAACAAAACGGGATTAAGCACTTGTAATCGACTATAAATGCCATAAGTCATTGCTTGTATATTTTTCCGGACACcatagtaataaaaatatagattttgaaTCAGAGAAGGTGACATTTCGTTTTTTAGTATAAAAAGAGAAGGGAAGAAACTTACCTGAAACACCGTCGGCCGCGTCGTCGGAGATCTCTCCGTCGTCGGAATCGGCCTTGAAAGGTGGGTTTGGGAGTCCTTTTTATTGGCTTTCGGGCCAAGGGTGTTTGACCTTCGTGGGTGCTTGAAGTGAGACCAAACGCCTCTTTTGTGCTATGCCGCCACCGTGCACGGTGGTGCTACAATGACAATCGGCTGAATCCCATGACCGGCGTTTGAAAGAAGGGAGGAGTTGAGAGTATATGAgagagtttttttattttttcttttgaatagcGAGAATGggtttcaaaacaaaaaatttgtttttataagtgatgcaaaacggcgtcgtttagggcTGTTTGATGGCCCCAAAGCGGCGCCGATAGGGCTATCCGTGTCGCGACCCGTCCGTCGAGGGATCCGCGTTTTCCCTCAAGGGATATTTGCGAAATAAGTCCCTTCATCTTTTAGGCGCATTCAATGtagtttcttttagttttcaatttgcCTTAAGTTTTGCTTAGCTTCGGTTTGGTCCATAGACCATGCTGAGATATACCTCAAAGCGGTGCCGTTTAGATGGCATGGGAATATTTCCTTTTGACCTGTATCTCTGGTAGCGTTTAGATCGAGCCCAttgtccttttttatttttaaattatgtcgattaatttcgttttaatttcaatttggtcctgggtccattcaatttatttgtttattattgttatttaaaaaaaaacaaaactcttttatctttgtttgtttaagttttatttattatttattgtaaactattatatatatatatatatatatatatatattcttttcttttcctttaaattttcgTATGTATGTACATTTTCTTCAAAGTTGTTTATactttttcttatatatataatattatttattttaaaatttttatattcatttattttaagttttcttgtatattgtttatttgaaccttttattatttattgttcttATAAATCATTCATCTTGGATTACTATTTACTTTAGattgttgtatatatatttttatatatatatatatattatattttgttgtattttccTTTGATTAGTAATgttgatatttaaattagatATATTGTGTGTTCATTGTCGTTGTGCGTACTATAATTTGCTTATTTGTATCCGTGTATATTTGACATGCATTGATGtatcattttattcataaattgttATGTCATGTTCcgttatcattcaatttcatttcatcacttcAAAGCTACGCTCGATTTTGTACACTCCAATAATAAATCATTGTATTTTGtcctaaataaaacaaatgcatCTCGTTCGAGTATTGTACTCGCAATTATTCAAAAAGggtaaagttttaaattaaggcaatatttcgcgtttggaaagttcgagaaaacgtgccctaacgtgctgggtttcgattccTCGTTCGACCAAATGGCCAAATACCCttttaaacattcaataataaaggcaatatttcgtatttagaaaattcgagaaaatcgtgccctaacttactgagcttcgatttttctcgcgTTGTTCCTAAATAATCGAATATcctttgaaaattgaaataaatgaggtttaaataaaaaataaaaggcaagcttactctcaaaaatacgatgtgtcgtgtcctaacttactggatgtgacatcttgttacttcgagataagaaggcattttccattttgatttattcgagtaattttaaaataacacaacataaagagggatcgtatttttaaattcttttcgagttttaattttcgacatcaagacattaagtaatcaactaggtaccaattttgggcgtatcgagggtgctaatccttcctcatgcgtaaccgactcccgaacccgtttttctgaatttcgtggaccaaaattgttgttttaataaaattaaatcgtttattaaaaacaatcactttttgaggtgatctgatcacacctcatcaaaaaagatcggtggcgactcccgttttcgtttccATTTTTCAAAACTCAATTGGACCCCGTtttatccaaaaaatggtgtcaacactttatttataggcataagaaagATAAACGAAGTAGAGATCTacgactattagaatttaaaatacatcaaaattattttgatcTTAATGGACATCCACAACAAAATTCTCATTTCTCTggataataacaaaaataatatatacgtTGATGATGAAACtttttacatcaaataaataaacattttcaatttactcaagttttaatgtaaaaaattataaatgcgtgtataactattttaattttaaagtaatgtAAGTGGATTTA
This genomic window contains:
- the LOC105802455 gene encoding protein transport protein SEC13 homolog B; the encoded protein is MPAQKIETGHEDALHDVAMDYYGKRLATASSDTTIKIIGITGSSSQQLAVLHGHKGPVWGVAWAHPKFGSILASCSYDGQVIIWKENNQNEWLQAHVFNDHKSSVNSIAWAPHELGLCLACGSSDGNISVFTARDDGSWDTTRIEQAHPVGVTSVSWAPSTALGAFIGSGLLDPVQKLASGGCDNMVKVWRLYNGSWKMDYSPALQMHTDWVRDVAWAPNLGLPKCTIASASQDGKVIIWTCGKEGEQWKGTILKDFKTPVWRISWSLTGNLLSVADANNNVTLWKETVDDEWQEVNAIEP
- the LOC105802453 gene encoding LOW QUALITY PROTEIN: metalloendoproteinase 1 (The sequence of the model RefSeq protein was modified relative to this genomic sequence to represent the inferred CDS: substituted 1 base at 1 genomic stop codon), coding for MAPKLAISALLLLLVIIQALFVKSEPXISKSLRLLEGAQKGYTFEGLNQVKQYLKAFGYYSINGSSHTDSFDDVLESALKSYQQYYRLKVTGRIDSNTLKKMSTPRCGIQDIFNDSDDDVKFSMIANYSFFNGMPRWNKRQLTYMFRSSAFVISDQQFRPITTSALNKWAAVSSFTFREANPSDIVMGFHRRSHGDNVPFDGPGNVLAHAFAPRDGRLHYDADENWSTSNAIRQNQFDLESVAIHEIGHILGLGHSEDPNAIMYAYFSPGTIKRNLGGDDIDGIRALYSN